The Deltaproteobacteria bacterium genome contains the following window.
TGACCCGTTCGATGTCTACCTTCCGGCCGAGGAAACTCTCCACTATCCGCTGTGTGGATGGCGTGAGGTCCGACAGGAAGAACCGGCTTTCTGCGCCCCCTGTTTCGCCGGCATCCCCAATACCATTCGAGGCGATGTGATCCCGTACAGCGCGTGCGACCTCGGCGGACGGGTCGACGATTTGCACCCGCCTTCCGACCTTTTCCTGGATGATCCGTTTGAGAAGGGGATAATGGGTGCAGCCGAGGACGAGGGTGTCCATCCCTTTGCCCTTGAGGGGCCGGAGATATCGAGAGACGATCATGCGGGTCTCGCGGGCGGAGATCCACCCCTCCTCCACGAGGGGCACAAGGAGGGGGCAGGCCTGGCTGAGGACCCTGGCTCCCGGAGCAAGTCGCCCGATCTCGGTCTCGTAGATGCCGCTTGTTATAGTCGCCCGGGTCCCGATGAGGCCTATCACGCCCTTTTTCGTCATGGCGACCGCCTCGTTTATGGAAGGGGTGATGACCTCAAAGACTGGGACGGAGAAGTCCGATCTCAGGACATGGGTGGCCGCGCTCGCTGCGCTGTGACAGGCGACGACCACTATATCGGCCCCTTGGTCCAGGAGGAAACGGGTGTCCTCGCGGGCGTAGCGGATGAGGGTCTCCCGGCTCTTGGACCCATACGGGGTCCGGGCCGTGTCTCCGAAATAGACAATGGGATGGTGCGGAAGGAGCCTTTCGATCTCACGCACCACAGTGAGCCCCCCGACTCCCGAATCAAAGACTCCGATCTTCGTCATCCTTTTACCCACCAAAGGTCAACCGAGGCCTGATCCCGCTGAAAAAACCCGATTCTCGCGGCGTTGCTTCAATTTTCCAGCCCATGCGGCTGACGCTGTAGGGGCGAATCGTGATTCGCCCGCCTCATTCCTGGAAAATTTCGCGCCTTGCATCTCGGGCTTTTTGAGCGGGATCAGATTTTTAGTTTTGCAGCGCGATCAGGCCTGCCCAGGTGGTTGCGCGGTCTTCGCTTGAGTTCAAAAGGCTATAAGATAAACTGTGGCGCGAACGGCGCAAGGAGTCTGCACATGGAACGAACGTATGGCTAAAACCGGGAAAAAGAAGGAACCGACACTGGAACACAAGATCATCGTGAACATGGATGATCCGGAGGAGGTCCGGGTCTGTCTCCTCGAGGGCGGCCGCCTCCAGGCCTATCAGGTGGAGAGCAAGACCTGGCTCAAAACCCGGGGGAACATCTACAAGGGGCGGATAACGAACATCGAACCCGGTCTCCAGGCCGTATTCGTGGATATCGGGCGCGCCAGGAACGCCTACCTCCCCCTGGAGGACATCCATCCCGAATATTACGGAAACCCGGAGAACGGAAGAAAGGCCCCGGAACTCCTGCAGAAGGGCCAGGAGGTCCTCGTCCAGATCGTGAAGGAAGAGTCGGCCATGAAGGGCCCGGCGGTCACGACATACCTCTCCATTGCCGGCCGGTTCCTCGTCATCATGCCAGGGACGGATCAGGTCGGGGTATCTCGCAAGATCGAGGAAGAGGCGGAGAGGAAACGCCTTAAGGAACTCCTTGCCGAACTCCCCCGGCCTGAAGGCGTTGGCCTCATCGTCCGGACGGTCTCCGAGGGGATGACGAAAAAGGACGTGAAGCAGGACCTCTCCTATCTCCTCCGGCTCTGGCAGGACCTCAAGAAAAAGGCGCAGAAGGCCTCCACACCATCTCTCCTCTATACAGAACGGGATCTGGTCGCCCGTTTTCTGCGGGATTACCTCACGTCCGACGTGACCGAAATCGCCATAGACGACCAGGATGCCTGCGAGGATGTGAAGGCCTTTTTGAAGATCATCTCCCCTAGGCATGAGGTGACCGTCCGGTGTTACGACGGATTGATGCCCATCTTTTCCTACTACGGGGTCGAGGTCCAGATCGAGGAGATCTTCCGGCCTCGGGTGGAGCTCCCATCCGGAGGGTCCATTGTCATAGAGCCTACTGAGGCCCTCGTGGCCATTGATGTCAACTCGGGGAAGCTCATCCACGAGAAGGAGTTCGAGGAGACTGCCTATAACACGAATCTCGAGGCAGCTGAAGAGATTGCTCGCCAGCTCCGCCTTCGTGATCTGGCCGGTATCATCGTGGTGGATTTCATCGACATGCGGCACAGGGCCAACCGTGAAGGCCTGGAAAGGCGCATGAAAGAGCTTTTGAAACGGGACAAGGCCCGCACCGAGGTCTCGCGTGTGGGTCCATTCGGGCTTCTTGAGATCGTTCGACAGAAGATAGGCGCCCCGGTCCAGATGGTCCAGCACAGGACGTGTCCATGTTGCGCAGGAAAGGGGATCGTGCGCACAGTGGAAAGTCTTGCCGTCACCTGCCTGAGGGCACTCAGGGAGTGGCTCGCCAAAGAGCATGGGGAGTTGAGGAAGGTGATCCTCGAGGTCCAGCCTGCAGTGGCCTTTCACATCCTGAACGCAAAGAGGGCCGAGATCGCAAGGATCGAAGGCCTGCGGGAGGTGAAGATCCATGTCGAGGGGAACCCGGGACTCGGCATAGAAGAGTTCAGGATTACCAGCGCGAGCGAGACCTGATGGGCGCGAAGACACCGATTCCCCCTTCATTCCGGCCCGCCTATCTCTCTCTCCTTGAGGACGGCGTTCTGGATGCAAGGGCCTCGGACGCAGTAAGGCACCTGGAATCCTGTGATCTTTGCGCGCGGTACTGCCGGGTGAACCGTATCGAGCAGCCGGAGAGGGCCTTTTGCAAGACAGGAAGACGGGCTGTAGTGGAGAGCTACGGCCCCCATTTCGGGGAAGAGGACCCCCTTCGCGGATGGAACGGCTCCGGGACCATCTTTTTCTCCCGATGCAACCTTCGGTGCGTCTTTTGTCAGAACTGGCCTGTGAGCCAGGGGGGCGAGGGAAGAGAGGTTGATGCGGAGGAGCTTGCATCCGTCATGCTCGCGATCCAGGGGATGGGATGCCACAACGTGAACCTGGTCTCTCCGAGCCATGTAGTGGCGCAGATCATCGAGGCGGTTGCCATCGCAGCGAGAAACGGCCTTAGGCTTCCCCTTGTTTACAACACAGGTGGATACGACAGCCCAGAGGCCCTTGCCCTTTTGGACGGAATCGTCGACATCTACATGCCTGATATGAAGTACGGAGACGCAGAGATCGCCCGTAGGCTTTCAAAGGTCCTGGACTATCCCCGTATCAATCGAATGGCAGTGAAAGAGATGCACCGGCAGGTAGGAGATCTGGTCCTCGATGAGAACGGGATCGCGCTTCGGGGTCTTCTCGTGCGCCATCTCGTCCTTCCGGGAAGATTGGCTGGATCGGAGGAGGTCCTTGGATTCATTGCCAGCGAGATCTCGCTGGAGACGTATCTGAACATCATGGATCAGTACCATCCCGATTATATCGCAGACAAATATCCTCCTCTCGACAGAAGGATCACTGAGGACGAATTTCGCTCTGTCCTCGACATGGCCGAGAGGTTCGGCCTCCGGAGGTTGGACAGGCGGCACACGAGGTTCTTTTAGTGGATTCAGTCAGAACGAGATGCCGGTGCCGCATCCCGGGCAGGATATGGCGGCACCGGCAGTTTCTACAGCTTTCAGTTATCAGTCTTCAGTTGTCAGTTTTTGGGGTTTTGGTTTGTTTTGCTGGCAACTGATGGCTGACAGCCGATAACTTTAAATGTCGTAATACAGGAAGAACTCGTGGGGATGGGGCCGCATCCGGACCTGATCCGCCTCATGTTTGGTCTTGTATTCGATCCATGTCTCGATGACGTCCGGGGTGAAGACGTCTCCCTTGAGGAGGTATTCGTGGTCGGCCTTTAGGGCTGCGAGGGCCTCCTCAAGTGAGCCAGGTGCAGTCGGGATCAGGGCCAGTTCCTCAGGCGGGAGATCGTAGATGTTCTTGTCCATGGGCTCGCCCGGATCGATCTTGTTCTGTATGCCGTCCAGGACCGCCATCAGGATGGCTGCGAAGGCGAGGTAGCCGTTGCAGGAAGGATCCGGGGTCCGGTATTCGAGACGTTTCGCCTTGGGAGATGCTGAGTACATGGGGATACGGATGGACGCGCTCCGATTGCGGCTCGAGTATGCGAGATTCACTGGGGCCTCGTAGCCAGGGACGAGCCTCTTGTAGGAGTTGGTGGTGGGGTTGCAGATGGCGCAGAGGGACTTGCCGTGCCTGAGTATTCCACCGATGGCGTAGAGGGCGTTGTCGGAGAGCCCTGCGTATTTGTCGCCTGCAAAGGTGGGCTTTCCGTCCTTCCAGATGCTGATGTGGGTGTGCATACCGGAGCCGTTGTCTCCGAAGAGGGGTTTAGGCATGAAGGTCACCGTGCTTCCGTGGCGATAGGCCACGTTTTTGAGAACGTACTTGAACCACATGAGCTGGTCACCCATCTGAACAAGGGGCCTGAAGCGCATATCGATCTCGGCCTGGCCTGCGGTCGCCACCTCGTGGTGCTGGCACTCTACGTGGATCCCGAGCTTCTTCAGGGTGAGGACCATCTCGGTCCGCATGTCCTGGTACTTGTCGGTTGGCGGAGCGGGATAGTAGCCTTCCTTGTGGCGGATCTTGTAGCCCTGGTTGGGGCACTCTTCACGATCCGAGTTCCAGATGGCCTCGATGGAGTCCACCTGGTAGAAGCTCCCGTTGGTCTTAGAGCTGTAGCGTACGTCATCGAAGATAAAGAATTCGGCCTCAGGGCCGAAATAGGCCGTGTCCCCGATACCGGTGCTCTTGAGGTATGCCTCAGCCTTCTTGGCGATGTAGCGGGGATCCCTGGAGTAGGGCTCCTTGGTGATGGGGTCAACGATGTCTCCGATGAGTACGAGGGTGGGCTCTTCGAAGAACGGGTCGATCTGGGCGGTGGTGGGATCCGGGATCACGAGCATGTCGCTTGCGTGTATGGGCTGCCAGCCGCGGATGCTCGAGCCGTCGAGTCCGAAGCCGTCCTCGAAGCTGGACTCCTCGAGTTCCTCGATAGGGACGGAAAAGTGCTGCCAGATGCCGGGGAGATCGATAAAGCGGAGATCCACCATCTTGACGCCCCGTTCCTGCGCCATTTTGAGAACTTCCTTCTTGGTTGCCATGGCTTTTGATTCCTCCTGGGTTTTATGTTGCCGTCCGGTCTGGACGGTTATGTAAGTGTCTTCTGTGAGGGGCAAGCAGCAGCTTCGCTCAATGACTGCCGCAGTTCTTCGATGATCCCGGGGTCAGTGAGCTTTTCCCCGTCCAGATTTTGCACGAAAAAGACATCCACCACCTGGTCTGCGTGGGTGGCGATGCGCGCCTTGGTGACGTTGAGGCCGAGGTCTGCGAGTGCCTGTGTGACAGAGAAAAGGAGTCCGATCCTGTCTCTGGTATATACCTCGACCACGGTAAAAAAGTCCGAGACGTCGTTTGCTACGGCGACCCTGGTCCCCTCCATGCCCACCGTGTGACAGAGGGATCGGGTGTAGAGTTCGGGTTTCTGGGCGAGGAGGAGGGGTAGATCCAGGCCGTCCTGGACCGCAAGGGCAAGATCCCGCCGAAGACCGTCCCAGTCCTGTTCGTCAAACCCGATCCCTATGGCAGATGTGCAGTTGATGAGATCGACGGCAGTCCCATCCCCGAGGGTGAAG
Protein-coding sequences here:
- the murI gene encoding glutamate racemase; the protein is MTKIGVFDSGVGGLTVVREIERLLPHHPIVYFGDTARTPYGSKSRETLIRYAREDTRFLLDQGADIVVVACHSAASAATHVLRSDFSVPVFEVITPSINEAVAMTKKGVIGLIGTRATITSGIYETEIGRLAPGARVLSQACPLLVPLVEEGWISARETRMIVSRYLRPLKGKGMDTLVLGCTHYPLLKRIIQEKVGRRVQIVDPSAEVARAVRDHIASNGIGDAGETGGAESRFFLSDLTPSTQRIVESFLGRKVDIERVMLPCHTGP
- a CDS encoding Rne/Rng family ribonuclease translates to MAKTGKKKEPTLEHKIIVNMDDPEEVRVCLLEGGRLQAYQVESKTWLKTRGNIYKGRITNIEPGLQAVFVDIGRARNAYLPLEDIHPEYYGNPENGRKAPELLQKGQEVLVQIVKEESAMKGPAVTTYLSIAGRFLVIMPGTDQVGVSRKIEEEAERKRLKELLAELPRPEGVGLIVRTVSEGMTKKDVKQDLSYLLRLWQDLKKKAQKASTPSLLYTERDLVARFLRDYLTSDVTEIAIDDQDACEDVKAFLKIISPRHEVTVRCYDGLMPIFSYYGVEVQIEEIFRPRVELPSGGSIVIEPTEALVAIDVNSGKLIHEKEFEETAYNTNLEAAEEIARQLRLRDLAGIIVVDFIDMRHRANREGLERRMKELLKRDKARTEVSRVGPFGLLEIVRQKIGAPVQMVQHRTCPCCAGKGIVRTVESLAVTCLRALREWLAKEHGELRKVILEVQPAVAFHILNAKRAEIARIEGLREVKIHVEGNPGLGIEEFRITSASET
- a CDS encoding radical SAM protein, translated to MGAKTPIPPSFRPAYLSLLEDGVLDARASDAVRHLESCDLCARYCRVNRIEQPERAFCKTGRRAVVESYGPHFGEEDPLRGWNGSGTIFFSRCNLRCVFCQNWPVSQGGEGREVDAEELASVMLAIQGMGCHNVNLVSPSHVVAQIIEAVAIAARNGLRLPLVYNTGGYDSPEALALLDGIVDIYMPDMKYGDAEIARRLSKVLDYPRINRMAVKEMHRQVGDLVLDENGIALRGLLVRHLVLPGRLAGSEEVLGFIASEISLETYLNIMDQYHPDYIADKYPPLDRRITEDEFRSVLDMAERFGLRRLDRRHTRFF
- the glnA gene encoding type I glutamate--ammonia ligase, translating into MATKKEVLKMAQERGVKMVDLRFIDLPGIWQHFSVPIEELEESSFEDGFGLDGSSIRGWQPIHASDMLVIPDPTTAQIDPFFEEPTLVLIGDIVDPITKEPYSRDPRYIAKKAEAYLKSTGIGDTAYFGPEAEFFIFDDVRYSSKTNGSFYQVDSIEAIWNSDREECPNQGYKIRHKEGYYPAPPTDKYQDMRTEMVLTLKKLGIHVECQHHEVATAGQAEIDMRFRPLVQMGDQLMWFKYVLKNVAYRHGSTVTFMPKPLFGDNGSGMHTHISIWKDGKPTFAGDKYAGLSDNALYAIGGILRHGKSLCAICNPTTNSYKRLVPGYEAPVNLAYSSRNRSASIRIPMYSASPKAKRLEYRTPDPSCNGYLAFAAILMAVLDGIQNKIDPGEPMDKNIYDLPPEELALIPTAPGSLEEALAALKADHEYLLKGDVFTPDVIETWIEYKTKHEADQVRMRPHPHEFFLYYDI